CGTTCAGGCCTTCCTTCACGAAATCAAGTTCGGTCCCGTCGAGATAAACCAGGCTTTTCGCATCGATAACCACGTTAACGCCTTTATCTTCAAAGACGGTATCTTCCGGCTGGGGCGCACCGACAAACTCCAGCACGTAGGCCATGCCGGAACAGCCGGAGGTACGCACGCCAAGGCGTAAGCCGAAGCCTTTACCGCGGTGGTGCAAAAAGCTGCTCACGCGGGAAGCTGCGCTCTCGCTCAGGGTAATAGACA
This Mixta hanseatica DNA region includes the following protein-coding sequences:
- the iscA gene encoding iron-sulfur cluster assembly protein IscA: MSITLSESAASRVSSFLHHRGKGFGLRLGVRTSGCSGMAYVLEFVGAPQPEDTVFEDKGVNVVIDAKSLVYLDGTELDFVKEGLNEGFKFNNPNMKDECGCGESFNV